One region of Prinia subflava isolate CZ2003 ecotype Zambia chromosome 6, Cam_Psub_1.2, whole genome shotgun sequence genomic DNA includes:
- the SLC19A1 gene encoding reduced folate transporter, with protein MVPGIMPLSCCRAVPKNDGAKKPASETVPDQRWKLQVFYLCFYGFMTQIRPGESFITPYLLGADKNFTKAEVTNVITPVLSYSYMAVLVPIFLLTDYLRYKPVLVLQSLSHISIWLLLVLGTSVLAMQLMEFFYGITMAARIAYSSYIFSLVAPSRYQRMASYSRSAVLLGVFTSSVLGQLCVTLGGVPFSTLNYVSLGFVSFGLILTLFLERPRRSLFFNRPRAAGDATVPTELDRMAGGDSSEGTRGWRDMVLCRMLRELGALARQPQLRLWSLWWVFNSAGYYLMLYYAHILWNEISPTTDNRRVYNGGVDAASTLLGAIASFAAGYVKIRWTLWSELVIGVVTAFQAGLLLLMNSTTNIWLCYAAYILFRGSHQFLVPIAIFQIATSLSKELCALVFGVNTFFATVLKTIITIIVADKRGLGLSVHPQFYVYFGYFTLLAVVYLLAAIGVAVQHSHVRQPVELALAKELCQPPAEIPAQEKSPETGTTRA; from the exons ATGGTTCCCGGGATAATGCCgctgtcctgctgcagagccgTGCCCAAGAATGATGGTGCCAAAAAGCCGGCATCAGAGACGGTACCAGACCAGCGCTGGAAGCTACAAGTTTTCTACCTCTGCTTCTATGGCTTCATGACACAGATCCGGCCCGGGGAAAGCTTCATCACCCCCTATCTGCTGGGGGCCGACAAGAACTTCACAAAGGCAGAG GTGACCAACGTGATCACGCCAGTGCTGTCCTACTCCTAcatggctgtgctggtgcccatCTTCCTGCTGACAGACTACCTGCGCTACAagccagtgctggtgctgcagagcctgagccACATCTCcatctggctgctgctggtgctgggcacCTCTGTCCTGGCCATGCAGCTGATGGAGTTCTTCTATGGCATCACCATGGCCGCCCGCATCGCCTACTCCTCCTACATCTTCTCCCTGGTTGCCCCGTCCCGCTACCAGCGGATGGCCAGTTATTCCcgctctgctgtgctcctgggggTCTTCACTAGCTCTGTGTTGGGCCAGCTCTGCGTCACCTTAGGCGGCGTCCCCTTCTCCACCCTCAACTACGTCTCCTTGGGCTTCGTCAGCTTTGGCCTCATCCTCACCCTCTTCCTCGAGCGGCCACGGCGCAGCCTCTTCTTCAACCGGCCCAGGGCAGCCGGTGATGCCACTGTCCCCACCGAGCTGGACAGGATGGCCGGGGGGGACAGCAGtgaggggacacggggctggCGGGACATGGTGCTGTGCCGTATGCTGcgggagctgggagctctggccaggcagccccagctccgcCTCTGGTCCCTGTGGTGGGTCTTCAACTCGGCTGGGTACTACCTGATGCTGTACTACGCACACATCCTCTGGAATGAGATCTCTCCCACCACAGACAACCGCCGGGTGTACAATGGAGGCGTAGATGCTGCCTCCACACTGCTGG GAGCCATCGCCTCCTTCGCTGCTGGCTACGTGAAGATCCGCTGGACGCTGTGGTCAGAGCTGGTGATTGGAGTGGTGACAGCATTCCAGGCGGGATTGCTCCTGCTCATGAACTCCACCACCAACATCTGGCTGTGCTATGCTGCCTACATCCTCTTCCGTGGCTCCCACCAGTTCCTAGTGCCCATTGCCAT TTTCCAGATTGCTACCTCCCTCTCCaaagagctctgtgctctggtCTTCGGTGTCAACACCTTCTTTGCCACCGTGCTGAAgaccatcatcaccatcatcgTGGCTGACAAGAGGGGCTTGGGCTTATCTGTGCATCCCCAG TTTTATGTATATTTTGGCTACTTCACACTGCTGGCCGTGGTCTACCTGCTGGCGGCCATCGGAGTGGCTGTCCAGCACAGCCACGTGAGGCAGCCGGTGGAGCTGGCCCTGGCcaaggagctgtgccagcccccagCGGAGATTCCAGCGCAGGAGAAAAGCCCGGAGACAGGCACCACGCGAGCCTGA